Proteins encoded together in one Solanum lycopersicum chromosome 7, SLM_r2.1 window:
- the LOC101261726 gene encoding rhomboid-like protein 14, mitochondrial, whose translation MERGRGQWGSVFRGMIPLLGLHTLSEYSRLDRKPPITAALLAANTIIYLRPKFIHPFLPTIDQVWFNPHLILKYTDLKRFFLSPFFHVNESHLVYNMLSLLWKGIQLETSMGSAEFASMVATLVAMSQGVTLLLAKSLLLFFDYERPYYNEYSVGFSGVLFAMKVIVNSQSDEYTSVHGLMVPTRYAAWAELVLVQMFVPGVSFLGHLGGILAGLLYLQLKASYSGLNPVRQFMRGFSHALSWPLRLVKSLFRHRPRITGRGTAGARIARDTLHTWRCDACTFDNSGRLNVCEMCGTGRTGDAPSSPGSTSEIHDLSLEELRRRRIQRFGR comes from the exons ATGGAGAGAGGAAGAGGACAGTGGGGATCAGTATTTCGTGGTATGATTCCTCTGCTAGGGCTGCATACGCTGAGTGAGTATTCCAGATTAGACAGAAAACCCCCTATTACTGCTGCACTTCTTGCCGCTAATACCATTATTTACTTGAGGCCCAAATTTATTCATCCTTTCCTTCCCACAATCGATCAAGTTTGGTTTAATCCTCACCTTATTCTCAAG TACACAGACCTCAAGCGATTCTTCCTGTCGCCGTTCTTCCACGTAAATGAATCTCACCTGGTGTACAATATGCTTTCACTTTTGTGGAAGGGTATTCAACTGGAGACATCGATGGGTAGTGCAGAGTTTGCATCAATGGTTGCAACCTTAGTTGCTATGTCCCAAGGTGTTACACTGTTGCTTGCAAAATCACTTCTGCTGTTCTTTGATTACGAGAGACCCTACTATAATGAATACTCTGTGGGTTTTTCTGGTGTCCTCTTCGCCATGAAAGTTATCGTCAATTCACAATCAGATGAGTATACCTCTGTACATGGACTTATGGTTCCTACTCGTTATGCTGCCTGGGCAGAGCTTGTTCTCGTACAAATGTTTGTCCCTGGTGTCTCATTCCTTGGCCACCTTGGGGGAATACTAGCTGGCCTTCTGTATTTGCAATTAAAAGCGTCATATTCAGGTCTGAATCCAGTTAGACAATTCATGAGAGGTTTTAGCCATGCTCTGAGCTGGCCTTTAAGATTAGTGAAGAGCTTATTTCGACATCGACCTAGAATTACTGGGAGAGGAACTGCTGGTGCGAGGATTGCACGAGATACACTTCATACGTGGAGATGTGATGCATGTACATTTGATAATTCAGGTAGGCTGAACGTTTGTGAAATGTGTGGCACAGGTCGTACCGGTGATGCACCATCATCCCCTGGTTCAACAAGTGAGATACATGATCTATCTTTGGAAGAATTAAGACGTAGGAGGATTCAACGATTTGGTAGATAA